In a genomic window of Maricaulis maris MCS10:
- a CDS encoding MATE family efflux transporter produces the protein MSASPLTRLDVLKRAWPLVFANAAVPLAGVADTFVLGLSGDKADLGGVALGSALFSVFYWSFYFLRMGTTGLTAQADGAGDRAETQRILLRALAIAAALGLLVFLLRDLIALAGFAILQGELRVESKGADYLLARAWGAPAALAGFALSGWLIGLGRNAATLAIYVAFSLVNIGLDLWFVLGLGFGPGGVGAATAIAEWLALLVGGGFLLITLKHQKGWAHGVLDRARLLDGAAIRELFQVNVNLMIRTWTLVIGFTWFANAGARQGTAALAGNHVLLQVISVWAFVLDAFAFIAETEAGRAFGRRSVRDLRRCVQLTAEPMILSGAVFALATWWLGDAALTALIEDPEARAAAITFLPWCAAVPLLGAPAWLMDGVFIGTTSGRVLRNAGLVAVAIYLAADAVLAPLYGNHGVWAAFIVFYLARAGALLGAYPGLERRIHSAPTASATDANPST, from the coding sequence ATGTCTGCTTCGCCCCTGACCCGGCTCGATGTTCTCAAACGCGCCTGGCCCCTCGTCTTCGCCAATGCCGCCGTCCCGCTCGCCGGTGTGGCCGACACCTTTGTGCTCGGCCTGTCCGGCGACAAGGCAGACCTGGGCGGGGTTGCCCTCGGCAGCGCCCTGTTCTCGGTCTTCTACTGGAGCTTCTACTTCCTGCGCATGGGCACAACCGGGCTGACAGCCCAGGCCGACGGCGCCGGTGACCGGGCCGAGACCCAGCGCATCCTGCTGCGAGCCCTGGCCATCGCCGCCGCCCTTGGCCTGCTGGTCTTCCTGCTGCGTGACCTGATTGCCCTGGCCGGCTTCGCCATCCTGCAGGGCGAGTTGCGCGTCGAGAGCAAGGGGGCGGACTATCTGCTCGCCCGCGCCTGGGGCGCGCCGGCAGCCCTTGCCGGCTTTGCCCTGTCCGGCTGGCTGATCGGGCTGGGCCGCAATGCGGCAACTCTGGCCATCTACGTCGCCTTCAGCCTGGTCAATATCGGACTCGATCTGTGGTTCGTGCTGGGGCTGGGCTTCGGCCCCGGCGGTGTCGGCGCGGCGACGGCAATCGCCGAATGGCTGGCCCTGCTGGTCGGAGGCGGCTTCCTTCTGATCACGCTGAAACACCAGAAAGGCTGGGCACACGGCGTGCTCGACCGGGCCCGCCTGCTCGACGGTGCGGCGATCCGCGAATTATTCCAGGTCAATGTGAACCTGATGATCCGCACCTGGACGCTGGTGATCGGCTTTACCTGGTTCGCCAATGCCGGCGCCCGCCAGGGCACCGCCGCCCTGGCCGGAAACCACGTCCTGCTGCAGGTGATCTCGGTTTGGGCCTTCGTGCTCGACGCCTTCGCCTTCATCGCCGAGACCGAAGCCGGGCGCGCTTTCGGGCGCCGCTCGGTGCGTGATCTGCGCCGCTGTGTGCAGCTGACCGCCGAACCGATGATCCTGTCCGGCGCGGTGTTCGCCCTCGCGACCTGGTGGTTGGGCGATGCCGCCCTGACCGCCCTTATCGAGGATCCCGAAGCACGGGCAGCGGCCATCACCTTCCTGCCCTGGTGCGCCGCGGTGCCGCTGCTGGGCGCTCCGGCCTGGCTGATGGATGGGGTTTTCATCGGAACAACCAGCGGCCGGGTGCTGCGCAATGCCGGACTGGTCGCCGTGGCCATCTATCTGGCCGCCGATGCCGTGCTGGCCCCGCTCTACGGCAATCACGGGGTCTGGGCCGCCTTCATTGTGTTCTATCTGGCGCGGGCCGGAGCCCTGCTCGGTGCCTATCCGGGCCTCGAGCGCCGCATTCACTCGGCGCCGACAGCGTCGGCAACCGATGCGAACCCGTCGACCTGA
- a CDS encoding UrcA family protein, with amino-acid sequence MNRFLLNALAILVLGTALLVLAPPSQAQTKPASQIEIAFDPTDLIDPAGLDTLRVRIEQAARDVCREALLGDLLRPVTMRSCIRDTTERAMSQLADRRATVLAAAETAPAEQP; translated from the coding sequence TTGAATCGTTTCCTCTTGAACGCCCTCGCAATCCTGGTGCTCGGCACCGCCCTTCTCGTCCTTGCCCCGCCCAGCCAGGCGCAGACCAAACCGGCATCGCAAATCGAGATCGCCTTCGACCCTACCGATCTTATTGACCCGGCCGGACTGGACACCCTGCGTGTCCGGATCGAACAGGCTGCCCGCGATGTCTGCCGTGAAGCCCTGCTGGGGGACCTGTTGCGCCCGGTGACCATGCGGTCCTGCATCCGCGACACCACCGAACGCGCCATGTCCCAACTCGCTGACCGACGCGCTACGGTCCTCGCTGCGGCTGAAACGGCGCCCGCCGAACAGCCCTGA
- a CDS encoding S24 family peptidase gives MLTHDDIWRGIDRLARHAQTSPSGLARRAGLDSTTFNPSKRISADGTKPRWPSTESIAKALAAAHLDFDDFAGLISGQPRTGALPSRALADGEEQDPFDATGYPAGPDWDAIPFPGLAPGEAFALTVQDTHMLPVYRPGDRLVVSHEAPTRVGDRVVVQRRDGSRSAWTLSEKTVQALRLAPLDPLQPALTLPLTQVAWLARIVWVSQ, from the coding sequence ATGCTGACCCATGACGACATCTGGCGCGGGATCGACCGCCTGGCCCGGCACGCGCAGACCAGCCCGTCCGGTCTGGCCCGGCGCGCGGGGCTCGACTCGACCACTTTCAACCCCTCCAAACGGATCTCGGCGGATGGCACCAAGCCGCGCTGGCCATCGACGGAAAGCATCGCCAAGGCGCTGGCTGCCGCCCATCTCGATTTCGATGATTTTGCCGGTCTGATCTCAGGTCAGCCGCGCACGGGCGCTCTGCCCTCTCGGGCACTGGCAGACGGAGAAGAACAGGATCCGTTCGACGCGACCGGCTACCCGGCCGGCCCGGACTGGGACGCCATTCCTTTCCCCGGCCTGGCACCGGGAGAAGCCTTCGCGCTGACCGTTCAGGATACCCACATGCTGCCGGTCTACCGGCCCGGTGACCGGCTGGTCGTGTCACATGAAGCGCCGACACGTGTGGGAGACCGTGTGGTCGTGCAGCGGCGCGATGGCAGCCGGTCGGCCTGGACGTTGAGTGAAAAGACCGTCCAGGCGCTTCGGCTTGCTCCGCTCGACCCCTTGCAACCTGCCCTGACCCTGCCGCTGACCCAGGTCGCCTGGCTGGCCCGGATCGTCTGGGTCAGTCAGTAG
- a CDS encoding PaaI family thioesterase: MSQALIDTLMSAPYVARFGVRLERKGNELTGVLPFADHLVGNPLIPALHGGAVGAFLEIVASASLLASQPLQRLPKPIDVAIDYLRPARAQDVYARAVVARSGRRVANVRVEAWQNRIDAPVATLHGHFLITPDKGDAGTA; the protein is encoded by the coding sequence ATGAGCCAGGCCCTGATCGACACCTTGATGTCGGCCCCCTATGTCGCCCGCTTCGGAGTCCGTCTGGAACGCAAGGGCAATGAGCTGACCGGCGTGCTGCCTTTCGCCGACCATCTTGTCGGCAATCCGCTGATCCCGGCGCTGCACGGCGGCGCGGTCGGTGCCTTCCTCGAGATTGTCGCCTCGGCCTCGCTGCTCGCCAGCCAGCCGCTGCAAAGACTGCCCAAGCCGATCGATGTCGCCATCGACTATCTGCGGCCGGCACGCGCCCAGGATGTCTATGCCCGCGCCGTCGTCGCTCGGTCGGGCCGGCGGGTGGCGAATGTCCGCGTCGAGGCCTGGCAGAACCGGATCGATGCCCCCGTTGCAACGTTGCACGGACATTTCCTGATCACCCCGGACAAGGGCGATGCCGGAACGGCGTGA
- a CDS encoding DUF6460 domain-containing protein, with protein sequence MTDRDTTSGQPADDRTFVQRLIRVGSTDIIRVVVLCVIAGFILAAFHVNPRRLWVDFFGTIAESWGRFIDFLTHSVGWAIEYFLLGAVLVIPIWIVFRVLGALRRR encoded by the coding sequence ATGACAGATCGTGACACAACAAGCGGGCAACCGGCCGATGACCGGACTTTTGTCCAGCGGCTGATCCGGGTCGGTTCGACCGACATCATCCGGGTCGTGGTGCTCTGCGTCATCGCCGGCTTCATCCTGGCGGCGTTTCACGTCAATCCGCGACGCCTCTGGGTCGATTTTTTCGGCACGATTGCCGAATCCTGGGGTCGTTTCATCGACTTCCTGACCCATTCGGTTGGCTGGGCGATCGAGTACTTCCTGCTCGGTGCAGTCCTGGTCATCCCGATCTGGATCGTGTTCCGCGTTCTGGGCGCCCTGCGCCGCCGCTGA
- a CDS encoding PaaI family thioesterase, whose translation MTDDIQSRLDSIAPLIVDGSPHAVALGLSLISLTPGHAVMGARYDESLIGDPDAGTLHGGVVTALLDHACGMAAFAGFGAHDTPATLDLRIDCLRPAKPGLDVTAEASCLKSHGLVAFVRATAHDGDIDDPVAIAQAAFMITKASKAAQEKARRLYTEGRMS comes from the coding sequence ATGACCGACGACATCCAGTCCCGCCTTGATTCCATTGCTCCGCTGATTGTGGACGGCTCGCCGCACGCTGTTGCGCTGGGCCTGTCGCTGATTTCGCTGACGCCTGGCCACGCGGTCATGGGCGCGCGCTATGACGAGAGCCTGATCGGCGATCCGGACGCAGGCACACTGCATGGCGGTGTCGTGACGGCGCTGCTCGACCATGCCTGCGGCATGGCCGCCTTCGCAGGCTTTGGCGCCCACGACACGCCGGCCACGCTGGACTTGCGGATCGATTGCCTGCGCCCGGCCAAGCCCGGCCTGGACGTGACGGCCGAGGCCAGTTGTCTGAAATCGCACGGGCTGGTCGCCTTCGTGCGCGCCACCGCCCATGATGGTGACATTGATGACCCGGTCGCAATTGCCCAGGCCGCCTTCATGATCACCAAGGCCTCAAAGGCCGCCCAGGAAAAGGCCAGGCGCCTCTATACCGAAGGGCGCATGTCATGA
- a CDS encoding response regulator encodes MTASAHTLSMTANRIRSRELDGCGNAPMLLESNSFLRNMLLGLLRDAGANQVTVASRGDTALTQIAERTPSVIIADWHADTSAEEDRLKLVRTIRESEGAPFRDTPIVLISQPRSRREIENARDVGVSEFLITPIAPVTLQNRLRSLDDQPRDFISASRFNGPDRRRRARRAEGPAHKRMADVADGLTTPMSAARAAAVALAHETQLTGDSLAIRVGRSLQRFITAVTEYSAAEAEVVEMHRAALAQLLRMAEEGHSLREPVVTGLEQVVAKRMGRR; translated from the coding sequence ATGACCGCGAGCGCACACACCCTGTCCATGACGGCGAACCGCATCCGATCCCGGGAACTGGACGGCTGTGGCAATGCGCCGATGCTACTCGAATCCAACAGTTTCCTGCGCAACATGCTGCTCGGGCTGTTGCGCGATGCCGGTGCCAATCAAGTGACGGTCGCCAGTCGTGGCGACACGGCGCTTACTCAGATCGCTGAACGGACACCCAGTGTCATCATCGCCGACTGGCACGCGGATACCAGCGCGGAAGAAGACCGACTGAAACTGGTCCGGACAATCCGGGAAAGCGAGGGCGCGCCGTTTCGCGACACGCCCATCGTCCTGATTTCGCAACCCCGCTCGCGCCGCGAGATCGAGAATGCGCGCGATGTCGGTGTCTCCGAATTCCTGATCACGCCGATTGCGCCGGTGACCTTGCAGAACCGCTTGCGGTCACTGGACGATCAGCCCCGCGACTTCATCAGCGCCTCACGCTTCAACGGGCCTGACAGACGCCGCCGTGCACGCCGGGCCGAAGGGCCGGCCCACAAGCGCATGGCTGATGTCGCCGATGGCCTGACCACACCGATGTCCGCGGCCCGGGCCGCCGCCGTCGCCCTCGCCCACGAAACCCAGCTCACAGGCGACAGCCTGGCGATCCGGGTGGGACGATCGCTGCAACGCTTCATCACCGCGGTGACCGAATACTCGGCCGCCGAAGCCGAAGTGGTCGAGATGCACCGCGCCGCCCTGGCTCAACTTCTGCGCATGGCAGAAGAGGGCCATTCGCTGCGCGAACCGGTCGTCACCGGACTGGAACAAGTGGTCGCCAAGCGAATGGGTCGCCGCTGA
- a CDS encoding mechanosensitive ion channel family protein, which yields MNPEDLMNPETLATMVEMGIAASTNVVLAAIILIIGLFIAGSVRKAIRTAVHKSATMDDTLGGFFGSLAYYGIMAMVVIAMMGTFGIPTTSFVATLGAASLAIGLALQGTLSNLAAGVMLILFRPYRLGEFVEVAGTAGVVKEITLFTTVLATGDNKKIIIPNSKSWGDTITNYSANPTRRVDLTFSIDYSDDIGKAMQVIQDTIGADERVHSEPAIFTAVSAHGESSVDIVTRAWCNSGDYWGVHFDAMKNVKEAFDANGISIPYPHRVNIARKA from the coding sequence ATGAATCCCGAAGACCTCATGAATCCTGAAACGCTCGCCACAATGGTCGAGATGGGAATCGCCGCCAGTACGAATGTCGTGCTTGCCGCCATTATTCTCATCATCGGCCTCTTCATCGCCGGCTCTGTGCGCAAGGCCATCCGCACTGCCGTGCACAAGAGCGCAACGATGGACGACACGCTCGGCGGCTTCTTCGGCTCGCTGGCCTATTACGGCATCATGGCGATGGTCGTGATCGCGATGATGGGCACTTTCGGCATTCCCACGACCAGCTTTGTCGCCACACTCGGTGCCGCCTCGCTGGCGATCGGCCTGGCCCTGCAGGGCACGCTGTCCAACCTGGCCGCAGGCGTGATGCTGATCCTGTTCCGCCCCTACCGCCTTGGCGAGTTCGTGGAAGTGGCCGGAACGGCCGGCGTGGTCAAGGAGATCACCCTCTTCACCACCGTGCTGGCGACCGGCGACAACAAGAAGATCATCATTCCCAATTCCAAATCCTGGGGTGACACGATCACCAACTATTCCGCCAATCCGACCCGTCGCGTCGACCTGACCTTCTCGATCGATTACAGCGACGATATCGGCAAGGCGATGCAGGTGATCCAGGACACGATCGGCGCCGACGAGCGGGTTCACAGCGAGCCGGCCATTTTCACCGCAGTCTCCGCGCACGGCGAATCCTCGGTGGATATCGTGACCCGCGCCTGGTGCAATTCCGGTGACTATTGGGGCGTTCACTTCGACGCGATGAAGAACGTCAAGGAAGCCTTCGATGCCAATGGCATCTCCATTCCCTACCCGCACCGGGTCAATATCGCCCGCAAGGCCTGA
- a CDS encoding UrcA family protein, whose amino-acid sequence MSISVLAALAASLTLTPPATDADAPTEVVHVRTGELQNDAGWESIEARIRRATNRVCRPHGLRGLDAQRVRRACFNEAFADAMGQLDRQYAQANSRSVAVVITAP is encoded by the coding sequence ATGTCCATTTCCGTACTCGCCGCGCTGGCCGCGAGCCTCACACTCACCCCACCCGCCACCGATGCCGATGCGCCGACCGAGGTCGTCCACGTCCGCACCGGCGAATTGCAAAATGATGCTGGCTGGGAGTCGATCGAAGCCCGCATCCGCCGGGCCACCAACCGGGTCTGCCGTCCCCATGGCCTGCGCGGTCTCGATGCCCAGCGTGTTCGCCGGGCCTGTTTCAATGAAGCCTTCGCCGATGCCATGGGTCAGCTTGACCGCCAGTATGCCCAGGCCAACAGCCGCTCCGTCGCTGTCGTCATCACGGCCCCCTGA
- a CDS encoding cytochrome P450, with amino-acid sequence MTVAFTPPKPPCAQYSGVGKLELSDYWTYFRAMQRNPLEVWGEQHFSIRMAPFQFLGRSSLLLNDPAGIHHCFVTNAANYGMNPVRQAVLKPFLRDGLLTAEGDVWKTARKAVSPVFTPRRVNGFAPQIRTVCDATLSALAERDGQTVDASDLMVELTLDVLIETLFSGDEALDKARFTRGICDLLEISGIPHPFDLIHLPGWIPRIGQGKSRRVIKDLREQVGTVASARRAAPSAKEAGRTPDFLDLLLGAGLDDTAVIDNLLTFLAAGHETTARTLAWTLYLLSRDEEARTRLEAEVDGADLTGTDPANWSSLLPFTEAVLKESLRLYPSAPILARTSKAWDLVAGLPVPAGSDVLVSTWLLHRQRDIWEHADEFRPDRFLGEAASAIPRDAYLPFGLGPRVCIGARFAMMEMVIVMACLASRLRLDFCGDREPVPVMRITLQPDTAMPMRVSRR; translated from the coding sequence ATGACCGTCGCCTTCACGCCGCCCAAACCACCCTGTGCCCAATACAGCGGCGTCGGGAAGCTGGAACTCTCGGATTACTGGACCTATTTCCGCGCCATGCAGCGCAATCCGCTGGAGGTCTGGGGCGAACAACATTTCTCGATCCGCATGGCGCCCTTCCAGTTTCTGGGTCGGTCCAGTCTCTTGCTGAATGATCCGGCCGGCATCCACCACTGCTTCGTGACCAATGCCGCCAATTACGGCATGAACCCGGTGCGTCAGGCGGTGCTGAAGCCGTTTCTGCGCGACGGATTGCTGACCGCTGAAGGCGATGTCTGGAAGACCGCCCGCAAGGCCGTCTCGCCCGTCTTCACGCCGCGGCGGGTCAACGGTTTTGCGCCGCAGATCCGGACCGTCTGCGACGCGACGCTGTCGGCGCTGGCCGAACGCGATGGCCAGACCGTCGACGCCTCCGACCTGATGGTCGAGCTGACCCTGGATGTGTTGATCGAGACCCTGTTCTCCGGCGACGAGGCCCTCGACAAGGCGCGTTTCACACGCGGCATCTGTGATCTGCTGGAAATATCCGGCATCCCCCATCCTTTCGACCTGATCCACCTGCCCGGCTGGATACCGCGTATCGGTCAGGGCAAGTCGCGGCGGGTCATAAAGGACCTGCGCGAGCAGGTCGGCACCGTGGCCAGCGCCCGTCGCGCGGCGCCGTCGGCCAAGGAAGCGGGACGCACACCCGACTTTCTCGACCTTCTGCTCGGGGCTGGGCTCGACGACACGGCAGTCATCGACAATCTGCTGACTTTCCTGGCCGCCGGCCATGAGACCACCGCCCGAACCCTCGCCTGGACGCTCTACCTGCTGTCGCGCGACGAAGAAGCCCGCACCCGGCTGGAGGCCGAGGTTGACGGTGCGGACCTGACCGGGACCGATCCGGCGAACTGGTCGTCCCTGCTTCCCTTCACCGAGGCCGTCCTGAAGGAAAGCCTGCGCCTCTACCCTTCCGCCCCGATCCTCGCACGGACATCGAAAGCCTGGGACCTGGTCGCGGGATTGCCGGTACCGGCCGGCTCCGATGTGCTGGTTTCAACCTGGCTGCTGCACCGCCAGCGCGACATCTGGGAACACGCTGATGAATTTCGCCCCGACCGCTTCCTGGGCGAAGCCGCCAGTGCCATCCCGCGCGACGCCTATCTGCCCTTCGGCCTTGGTCCGCGTGTGTGCATCGGGGCCCGCTTCGCGATGATGGAGATGGTGATCGTCATGGCCTGTCTGGCCAGTCGGCTACGTCTCGACTTTTGCGGCGATCGCGAGCCGGTGCCGGTCATGCGCATCACATTGCAGCCCGACACCGCAATGCCGATGCGGGTCAGCCGGCGCTAG
- a CDS encoding quinone-dependent dihydroorotate dehydrogenase — MIHDLATRMLHGLDPETAHRVGILGLKAGLGPRQFRPDPAILRTRLVGLDLPNPVGLAAGFDKNAEAPDALLAAGFGFVECGAVTPLAQDGKPRPRIFRLDADRAVINRMGFPNQGLALFHQRLVRRSARLGVVGVNLGANLESEDRIADYVACLDALKDLAQFFTVNVSSPNTPGLRTLQSSGALDDLLAAVAAVGAKAPVFLKIAPDIEDAEADVMVAAITRHKLDGIIISNTTITRPETLVSANMGEGGGLSGPPVFARSTELVRAFRKAAGPDMAIIGVGGVSCAETAYAKIRAGANAIQLYTAMIYEGPGLIQRIKRGLVERLQVDGFASVADAVGAE, encoded by the coding sequence ATGATCCACGACCTGGCGACCCGGATGCTGCATGGCCTCGACCCGGAAACCGCGCACCGTGTCGGCATTCTCGGTCTGAAGGCCGGGCTGGGGCCACGCCAGTTCCGACCGGACCCCGCCATCCTGCGGACCCGACTCGTCGGCCTAGATCTGCCGAATCCGGTCGGCCTTGCGGCCGGTTTCGACAAGAATGCCGAGGCGCCGGATGCCCTCCTTGCAGCGGGTTTCGGCTTCGTCGAATGCGGCGCCGTGACCCCGCTTGCCCAGGATGGCAAGCCGCGACCGCGGATATTCCGGCTCGACGCGGACCGGGCGGTCATCAATCGCATGGGCTTTCCCAATCAGGGATTGGCGCTGTTTCATCAGCGACTGGTGCGTCGCTCGGCGCGGCTCGGCGTGGTCGGCGTCAATCTGGGCGCCAATCTCGAGAGTGAGGACCGGATCGCTGACTATGTCGCCTGTCTCGACGCGCTCAAGGACCTGGCCCAGTTCTTCACGGTCAATGTGTCTTCTCCGAACACGCCCGGCCTGCGCACGCTGCAATCATCAGGCGCGCTCGATGATCTGCTGGCCGCCGTTGCCGCGGTCGGTGCCAAGGCGCCGGTCTTCCTGAAGATTGCGCCGGATATCGAAGATGCCGAGGCCGATGTCATGGTCGCCGCGATCACGCGTCACAAGCTCGACGGCATCATCATTTCCAACACCACCATCACCCGCCCGGAAACCCTCGTCAGTGCGAATATGGGTGAGGGGGGCGGCCTGTCCGGTCCGCCAGTCTTTGCCCGCTCGACCGAACTCGTGCGCGCTTTCCGCAAGGCCGCGGGACCGGACATGGCAATCATCGGTGTCGGCGGCGTGTCCTGTGCCGAAACCGCCTATGCCAAGATCCGGGCCGGTGCCAATGCGATCCAGCTCTATACCGCGATGATTTATGAGGGGCCGGGCCTGATCCAGCGGATCAAGCGCGGACTGGTGGAACGGCTTCAGGTCGACGGGTTCGCATCGGTTGCCGACGCTGTCGGCGCCGAGTGA
- a CDS encoding DUF952 domain-containing protein yields the protein MTTKTAFRLATPDRWSEVMAAGSFAGDPHDVADGFIHLSAADQVEGTLVKHYNDHERLLLVEIDLSALGETVVWEKSRGGALFPHVYGEIPVSAVRGMRHVRRNEEGDWILPADLESRS from the coding sequence ATGACGACAAAAACAGCCTTTCGCCTCGCCACGCCCGACCGCTGGTCGGAAGTGATGGCCGCAGGGTCTTTCGCCGGTGACCCGCATGATGTGGCTGACGGTTTCATCCACCTGTCCGCCGCCGACCAGGTAGAGGGCACGCTCGTCAAACACTATAATGATCATGAGCGCCTGTTGCTGGTCGAGATTGATCTGTCGGCCCTGGGCGAAACGGTGGTCTGGGAAAAATCGCGCGGTGGCGCATTATTCCCGCATGTCTATGGCGAGATACCGGTCAGCGCCGTCCGCGGCATGCGCCATGTCCGCCGCAATGAGGAGGGCGACTGGATCCTCCCCGCAGACCTGGAGAGCCGCTCATGA
- a CDS encoding thiol-disulfide oxidoreductase DCC family protein, which translates to MTHDNAVTAYFDGLCPICVHEMAHYAQAAPALIQLHDCNGEIPDDIDRDSALASLHVRLPDGAIVDGWLAFIAIWERMPGRHWRWLAALTRPAPIRIPLNRIYLWLAPYRPRRNCRDGVCATDRR; encoded by the coding sequence ATGACCCACGACAATGCTGTCACGGCCTATTTCGACGGGCTCTGCCCGATCTGCGTCCACGAAATGGCGCACTACGCCCAAGCCGCGCCTGCGCTCATCCAGCTGCATGACTGTAATGGCGAGATCCCGGACGACATCGACCGGGACTCGGCCCTGGCCAGCCTGCATGTCCGCCTGCCCGACGGAGCAATCGTCGATGGATGGCTTGCCTTCATTGCCATCTGGGAACGCATGCCCGGCCGACACTGGCGCTGGCTGGCAGCCCTGACCCGGCCGGCTCCGATCCGTATTCCGCTTAACCGGATCTATCTGTGGCTGGCCCCGTATCGGCCTCGCCGAAACTGTCGGGACGGAGTTTGCGCGACCGACAGGCGCTGA